One window of Candidatus Goldiibacteriota bacterium genomic DNA carries:
- a CDS encoding CIA30 family protein → MKKIVSVIIACFSLMIFFISCSESSPSNPGTGVSGTPTPMLIDDFEDSDTINELGGYWTSMDDSDFGGGNTVNSISISSGSTLGTTTGSLALYPEYSQINTFIADQPSGYYGFVSLFTDLPSGRNLSNTTGLRFHLKTYYKPTDTEDRISVWIGSVSEITDGIYSRYRASVTVATGGEWAQYEIPWSSFTLGYVFDSGYPSHAQTKEQVLEEVSRIGFDKEYHYSSAGIPPSSWSQIIYVDDVTVY, encoded by the coding sequence ATGAAAAAGATTGTGTCAGTAATAATTGCTTGTTTTTCTTTGATGATATTTTTTATTTCCTGCAGTGAGTCTTCGCCTTCAAATCCGGGAACAGGGGTTTCCGGCACGCCCACCCCTATGTTAATTGACGATTTTGAAGATTCGGATACCATCAACGAATTAGGCGGGTATTGGACATCCATGGATGACAGTGATTTTGGCGGCGGCAATACGGTAAATTCCATATCAATATCATCAGGTTCAACGCTTGGCACAACCACAGGTTCTTTGGCGTTGTATCCCGAATACTCTCAGATAAATACTTTTATCGCTGACCAGCCGTCCGGATATTACGGATTTGTCTCGCTGTTTACGGATTTACCTTCCGGCAGAAACCTTTCAAATACAACAGGGCTGCGTTTTCATCTTAAAACGTATTATAAACCCACAGACACAGAAGACAGGATAAGCGTCTGGATTGGTTCTGTTTCTGAAATTACGGATGGAATTTATTCGCGTTACAGGGCGTCTGTTACTGTTGCAACAGGCGGGGAATGGGCGCAGTATGAAATACCGTGGTCATCTTTCACGCTTGGTTATGTTTTTGATTCCGGATACCCGTCACACGCGCAGACAAAAGAACAGGTGCTTGAGGAGGTTTCAAGAATAGGTTTTGATAAAGAATACCACTATTCTTCCGCAGGAATACCGCCAAGCTCCTGGTCGCAGATTATCTACGTTGATGATGTGACAGTGTATTAA